The following proteins are co-located in the Dyadobacter chenwenxiniae genome:
- a CDS encoding SusC/RagA family TonB-linked outer membrane protein has protein sequence MKRIYKNSGRSIFFSFMLSFAAIVAFAQERKVTGKITDLAGTGIPGATVVVKGTQMGTNTNGDGDFSINVGNNSTLVISFVGYKTKEVTVGNQSVINIQMEDDISALEEVIVTGYTIDSRRETTGAVSTVKSKDLTATPSGNVEQQLQGRVAGVTVITNGQPGTASQIRVRGFGAFGGNEPLYVVDGVPTGSTDFLNPDDIETTTVLKDAAAASIYGARAANGVIVYTTKKGTKKAKKLSITYDGLFGVTTPGKGQTMLTPQEQADWTWQAIRNDAFQGDSLPKFTNVASGQYGSGDKPVLPDYINVGGKTGVIGELDLAAEKLKYNVDPTRGSIYQVVRANKQGTDWYDAITRNAPLQRHSLGFSGGGDNNRFYAGFSAQDQKGIMLNNGFKRYAFRVNTEFDVLKNLRIGQNAQFTYLQVLGQGGGNGGQGVAADENDILSAFRMPSIIPVYDEFGGYAGTAAKGFNNPRNPVASRDGLKDNAGFAGNGFGNFYIELDVIPGLTLRSSVGAQYNNYANRGFSRLQYENSENNSAFGYNEGSGHRFSWTLTNTANFKKTFGLHNLDVIIGQEALNTGAGKNQNSSGLNPFSTDINYINMNNVGSKQVFSDYYKGVNFNSLFARANYTFNDRYILTGVVRRDGSSRFGANNRYGVFPAFSAAWRISSENFMKSVPFITELKLRGGYGLMGNSNNVDPNNQYSLYGASLGQSSYDLNGTNSSALEGYYRTRIGNKSAKWETSITKNIGIDGTFFKGKLDIIIDLWQKDTKDLLFQVPITATAGYDAAAPSVNVGKMSNKGIDLQIINRGRITNDLGYEVNFTAGILKNNIESLAPGIKYLTVNPDFRGIKPIRNQIGYAISSFYGYKVTGLFQDKAEVDGAPDQDGAGPGRFRYEDINKDGVINADDRTYLGSPVPKFTGGVNLKFTYKGFDVETYMYTSVGNKIFNLSKWFTDFYPSFTGAAVSDRVKGSWLPSNKNTDTPIFESTSNFSTNTQSNSFYVEDGSFFRMQNITLGYTLPGNILSKVRMSKVRVFASTNNLFTVTKYKGLDPGVGGNADTNFGIDVGNYPITRSYTLGINLGF, from the coding sequence ATGAAAAGAATCTACAAGAACTCCGGCAGGAGTATCTTCTTCTCCTTCATGCTAAGTTTCGCAGCAATTGTTGCATTCGCACAAGAACGTAAAGTAACCGGAAAAATCACAGACCTCGCCGGCACAGGCATTCCAGGGGCAACTGTGGTTGTGAAAGGAACCCAAATGGGAACAAACACAAACGGTGACGGCGATTTCTCCATTAATGTTGGAAACAACAGCACTTTGGTAATCAGTTTCGTTGGTTACAAAACAAAAGAAGTAACAGTTGGCAATCAGAGCGTCATCAACATCCAAATGGAAGACGACATTTCGGCGCTGGAGGAGGTTATCGTAACGGGTTACACCATCGATAGCAGAAGAGAAACAACAGGTGCGGTTTCCACGGTTAAGTCGAAAGATTTGACGGCAACCCCATCGGGTAACGTTGAACAGCAGTTGCAGGGCCGTGTGGCAGGGGTTACGGTGATCACAAACGGTCAGCCAGGAACAGCCAGCCAGATCCGCGTAAGGGGTTTTGGTGCTTTTGGTGGTAATGAGCCATTGTACGTAGTGGACGGGGTGCCAACAGGATCAACCGATTTCCTTAACCCTGACGACATTGAAACAACAACTGTTTTGAAGGATGCGGCAGCTGCTTCTATTTATGGAGCGCGTGCAGCGAACGGTGTAATCGTTTACACAACCAAAAAAGGAACGAAGAAAGCAAAAAAGCTCAGCATTACCTATGACGGACTTTTCGGGGTAACGACGCCTGGTAAAGGACAAACCATGCTGACGCCTCAGGAGCAGGCTGACTGGACCTGGCAGGCTATCAGAAATGATGCATTCCAGGGTGATTCACTTCCAAAATTCACCAATGTTGCCAGCGGACAGTATGGTTCGGGCGACAAGCCGGTCTTGCCAGATTACATTAACGTAGGCGGAAAAACAGGTGTTATCGGTGAGCTGGACCTGGCTGCCGAAAAATTAAAATACAATGTTGACCCTACGCGCGGATCTATCTATCAGGTAGTTAGGGCCAATAAGCAGGGGACAGACTGGTATGATGCGATCACAAGGAATGCGCCATTGCAGAGACATTCTCTGGGCTTTTCAGGTGGTGGTGACAACAACCGCTTCTATGCAGGATTCAGTGCTCAGGATCAAAAAGGGATCATGCTAAACAATGGTTTCAAGCGTTATGCCTTTCGTGTGAATACTGAATTTGACGTTTTGAAAAACCTGAGAATCGGTCAGAATGCGCAGTTTACTTACCTTCAGGTGCTTGGCCAGGGTGGTGGAAATGGCGGACAGGGTGTGGCAGCGGATGAAAACGACATCCTTTCTGCATTCCGTATGCCATCAATCATCCCGGTTTATGACGAATTCGGCGGTTATGCAGGAACGGCAGCAAAAGGTTTCAACAACCCGCGTAACCCGGTTGCGAGCAGGGACGGTCTGAAAGACAATGCAGGCTTTGCAGGCAATGGTTTCGGTAACTTCTACATTGAGTTGGATGTAATCCCCGGACTAACATTGCGTTCCAGCGTTGGAGCCCAGTATAACAACTATGCCAACAGAGGTTTCAGCAGATTACAATATGAAAACTCTGAAAACAACTCGGCATTCGGCTACAACGAAGGATCAGGTCACCGTTTCAGCTGGACACTGACAAACACTGCAAACTTCAAGAAAACATTCGGCTTGCATAATCTGGACGTGATCATTGGGCAGGAAGCGTTGAACACAGGCGCTGGAAAAAATCAGAACTCTTCTGGTTTGAACCCGTTCTCTACGGATATCAACTACATTAATATGAACAACGTTGGTTCCAAACAGGTTTTTAGTGATTATTACAAAGGAGTTAACTTCAACTCACTATTTGCCCGCGCCAACTATACATTCAATGACCGCTACATCCTGACCGGGGTTGTTCGTCGTGATGGTTCTTCGCGCTTTGGTGCCAACAACCGTTACGGGGTTTTCCCTGCATTCTCTGCAGCATGGAGAATTTCTTCGGAAAACTTCATGAAGAGCGTTCCTTTTATTACTGAGCTTAAACTTAGAGGTGGTTATGGTTTGATGGGTAACTCTAATAACGTAGATCCTAATAACCAGTACAGCTTATACGGAGCGAGTCTTGGCCAGTCATCCTATGACTTGAACGGAACCAATTCAAGCGCATTGGAAGGTTACTACCGGACGCGTATCGGTAACAAAAGTGCTAAATGGGAAACCAGTATCACCAAAAACATCGGTATTGACGGAACATTTTTTAAAGGCAAACTGGATATCATCATTGACCTTTGGCAAAAAGATACCAAAGATCTTTTGTTCCAGGTGCCGATCACTGCAACTGCGGGATACGATGCCGCTGCACCTTCGGTTAACGTAGGTAAGATGTCGAACAAAGGAATTGACTTACAGATCATTAACCGCGGCCGTATTACCAATGACCTGGGTTATGAAGTGAATTTCACCGCTGGTATTCTGAAAAACAACATTGAATCTCTTGCGCCTGGAATTAAGTATTTGACTGTAAATCCTGATTTCCGCGGCATCAAGCCGATCAGAAACCAGATTGGTTATGCAATCTCATCTTTCTATGGATACAAAGTGACGGGCCTTTTCCAGGACAAAGCAGAAGTAGACGGAGCACCTGACCAAGACGGAGCTGGCCCTGGCCGTTTCCGTTACGAGGACATCAATAAAGACGGTGTGATCAACGCGGATGACAGAACATACCTGGGAAGCCCGGTGCCTAAGTTTACAGGCGGGGTAAACCTGAAATTCACTTACAAAGGATTTGATGTTGAAACTTACATGTACACTTCTGTGGGTAACAAAATCTTCAACCTTTCTAAATGGTTTACAGATTTCTATCCATCATTCACAGGGGCTGCTGTTAGTGATCGCGTAAAAGGATCATGGTTGCCATCCAACAAAAATACGGACACGCCGATCTTCGAAAGCACTTCCAATTTCAGTACGAATACGCAGTCTAACTCCTTTTACGTAGAGGACGGATCATTCTTCCGTATGCAGAACATCACATTGGGTTACACATTGCCAGGCAACATCCTGAGCAAGGTTCGTATGTCCAAAGTGCGAGTATTCGCTTCTACCAATAACTTGTTCACTGTCACCAAATACAAAGGTCTTGACCCAGGGGTTGGTGGAAATGCAGATACAAACTTTGGTATCGACGTTGGTAACTATCCGATCACGAGAAGTTATACTTTAGGTATCAATTTAGGTTTCTAA
- a CDS encoding FG-GAP repeat domain-containing protein, with translation MFNFSCNNNSSQESAAQGKALAEKYCANCHQLPDPALLDKSTWENGVLPAMAERLGIEVLEGNIYLHNQQSALSSADWNKLVHYYQTLAPDTLKVSNGYKQTHDWAIFELKQPQVIPDAVSSTLLVAIDSSRQRIYTSDLENPGLYISNHLQQRKLVTKLPSSAIDLCFPTLKNPVLTITSMGGMRALDITRGQIFTLDQKAGANPDLISDDLIRPIQSQPIDYNKDGLEDYLVCAFGHNRGGLYLLKQLPGHKFEKVVVREMPGATESHIRDFNQDGWPDIMTLFAHGDEGIWVFINNQKGGFSERNILRFPSVYGSSSFQLADITRDGKLDIVYTAGDNSDFSRILKPYHGLYIFEEKGNFQFEQTYFYPINGCTKAVAADFDKDGDTDIATIAFFADFQKTPGEGFLYFEQAGLTPEKKPIFEPHAVPVNKHGRWICMDVEDYDGDGDEDIVLGNFSKGFLNQEISKPTWNVHVPFVLLENNTLPAKLQ, from the coding sequence GTGTTTAACTTTTCATGTAACAATAATAGCTCCCAAGAGTCGGCTGCACAGGGAAAAGCACTAGCTGAAAAATACTGTGCAAACTGCCATCAGCTCCCGGATCCGGCACTTTTGGACAAATCCACATGGGAAAATGGAGTCTTACCCGCCATGGCCGAGCGGCTGGGTATTGAAGTTTTAGAGGGGAATATTTATCTGCATAATCAGCAGTCTGCATTATCCTCAGCCGACTGGAACAAACTTGTACATTATTATCAAACCCTTGCACCGGACACACTTAAAGTTTCTAACGGTTACAAACAAACGCATGACTGGGCGATTTTTGAATTAAAGCAGCCACAGGTCATTCCCGACGCGGTTAGTAGCACATTGTTAGTAGCAATTGACTCGTCCAGGCAGCGTATTTACACCAGCGACCTGGAAAATCCGGGTTTGTACATTTCGAATCATTTGCAACAACGAAAGCTGGTAACCAAGCTTCCCTCCTCGGCGATTGACCTTTGTTTTCCAACCCTTAAAAATCCGGTGCTGACGATCACTTCCATGGGTGGCATGCGCGCACTGGACATCACCAGAGGGCAGATATTCACATTGGATCAAAAAGCCGGCGCGAATCCCGATTTGATTTCTGATGACCTGATCAGGCCTATACAAAGCCAGCCCATTGATTATAATAAAGACGGGTTAGAGGATTACCTGGTCTGCGCATTCGGGCATAACCGCGGTGGGTTATATTTGCTAAAACAGCTTCCGGGGCATAAGTTCGAGAAGGTTGTGGTAAGAGAAATGCCGGGGGCAACGGAAAGCCATATACGCGACTTCAACCAAGATGGATGGCCCGACATTATGACGCTTTTTGCACACGGGGATGAAGGAATATGGGTTTTTATAAATAATCAAAAAGGGGGTTTTTCTGAAAGAAACATACTTCGGTTTCCTTCCGTTTATGGTTCCAGCAGCTTCCAACTCGCTGATATTACGCGCGATGGCAAGCTTGATATTGTGTACACAGCAGGCGACAACAGCGATTTTTCAAGGATTTTAAAACCCTATCATGGCCTTTATATTTTCGAGGAAAAAGGAAATTTTCAATTTGAACAAACTTATTTTTATCCCATCAATGGCTGTACAAAGGCCGTTGCAGCAGATTTTGACAAGGATGGGGACACGGACATTGCTACCATCGCTTTTTTTGCAGATTTCCAAAAAACGCCCGGGGAAGGCTTTCTATATTTCGAACAGGCCGGTTTAACGCCGGAAAAGAAACCCATTTTTGAACCGCATGCTGTTCCGGTGAACAAGCATGGACGATGGATTTGTATGGATGTTGAGGATTATGATGGGGACGGCGATGAAGACATTGTTTTGGGAAACTTTTCCAAGGGCTTCCTGAACCAGGAAATTTCAAAGCCTACCTGGAACGTGCACGTGCCATTTGTCTTGCTTGAAAACAATACATTACCAGCAAAATTGCAATAA
- a CDS encoding carboxypeptidase-like regulatory domain-containing protein: MKALDITMHLIYNRPINNAFRSFWLVLFIVICCSGQLHAQQGGMVTLTGKVIDEKTGKPLPFANVFINNSTIGTNADENGNYRLANLSIGNLEMAVSFLGYETVKQTLRFEQPGVKTVLFKLREGMELEGVTVYAKKNKKREKYLKIITRELLGNSRFSKQCKILNPQVLKISEDDDKHLTAQTTKPLIIENLALGYRIHQDLDDFDYFNGKVYYGGSTRFELLVPKDSLQKKQWRANQKIAYQGSVKHLLSSMVSDSLQEQGFKVYQAIPDSMRRFNTVRTPNGYNTIANHVHNRIEPVRGMRLVRPGELVTERLVVSGTQLEVFFMKKKGRSPYSDMPYAYTQITLPQGYMVITPSGWVSIPMGFEIAGDLGNDRFSSLLPADWKKDD, encoded by the coding sequence GTGAAAGCACTGGACATTACAATGCATTTGATTTATAACCGGCCTATAAATAACGCCTTCCGCTCATTCTGGCTGGTTCTTTTCATAGTCATCTGCTGCTCAGGGCAATTACATGCCCAGCAGGGCGGGATGGTTACGCTCACTGGAAAAGTGATAGATGAAAAAACAGGAAAGCCGCTTCCGTTTGCCAACGTTTTTATCAATAATTCAACCATAGGGACGAATGCAGATGAAAATGGAAATTACCGGCTGGCCAATCTGTCCATTGGTAACCTTGAAATGGCCGTTTCGTTTTTAGGTTATGAGACCGTGAAGCAGACATTGCGTTTTGAGCAACCCGGCGTGAAGACGGTTCTTTTCAAATTGAGGGAAGGGATGGAGCTGGAAGGGGTGACCGTCTACGCCAAAAAGAATAAAAAAAGAGAGAAATATTTGAAGATCATTACGCGCGAGTTGCTCGGAAACAGCCGGTTCAGTAAACAATGTAAAATCCTTAATCCGCAGGTTTTGAAAATTTCTGAGGACGATGACAAACATTTGACCGCACAAACAACCAAGCCGCTGATCATTGAAAACCTGGCATTAGGCTATCGCATTCATCAGGATCTGGACGATTTTGATTACTTCAACGGGAAGGTTTATTACGGTGGAAGTACGCGGTTCGAATTACTCGTTCCCAAAGACAGCCTGCAAAAAAAGCAGTGGCGGGCAAATCAAAAAATCGCTTATCAGGGTTCTGTAAAGCATTTATTGTCAAGCATGGTTTCCGACAGTTTGCAGGAACAGGGTTTCAAGGTATATCAGGCCATTCCGGATTCTATGCGCAGGTTCAACACGGTGCGCACGCCGAACGGTTACAACACCATAGCCAATCACGTCCATAACCGTATAGAACCGGTTCGGGGAATGAGGCTGGTCCGTCCCGGCGAGCTGGTAACCGAGCGGTTAGTCGTTTCCGGCACGCAACTGGAAGTGTTTTTTATGAAGAAAAAGGGAAGATCACCTTACTCGGACATGCCTTATGCATACACGCAAATCACGCTGCCGCAGGGTTATATGGTGATCACGCCCTCAGGCTGGGTGTCAATTCCGATGGGATTTGAGATTGCGGGCGATCTGGGAAACGATCGTTTTTCGTCCCTTTTGCCCGCCGATTGGAAAAAGGACGATTAG